One window from the genome of Rickettsiella endosymbiont of Xylota segnis encodes:
- the djlA gene encoding co-chaperone DjlA, giving the protein MNIWGKLIGGFFGFLLGGPFGLILGVIIGHLFDRGLNQNQGWTFSSVNPSAAQQVFFDSTFLVMGHIAKLDGRVSEAEIQAARAIMNRLGLTETMRQKAIDLFNQGKQASFNLEETLKKLVQACHRNKVLLKLFVEIQMQTALAEGHLTTDKQRVLQKICQYLGFAPLNFSFFEHLFNFEQAFRQQSSGQRQQGYYQSSHSSHQLNLRDAYAILGISEQASPAEIKKAYRKQMSQHHPDKLLAKGLPEEMIKIATEKTQNIKAAYDRICAAKGI; this is encoded by the coding sequence ATGAATATATGGGGCAAGCTCATCGGCGGGTTTTTTGGTTTCCTTCTTGGAGGGCCATTTGGGCTTATATTGGGCGTCATCATTGGGCACCTCTTTGATCGTGGCCTTAATCAAAACCAGGGTTGGACTTTCTCTTCTGTCAACCCAAGCGCAGCACAACAAGTTTTTTTTGATAGCACGTTCTTAGTAATGGGGCATATCGCAAAACTAGATGGTCGAGTTTCGGAGGCAGAAATTCAAGCTGCCAGGGCCATAATGAACCGCCTAGGTCTTACTGAAACCATGCGCCAAAAGGCTATCGACCTTTTTAATCAGGGTAAACAAGCTTCCTTTAATTTAGAAGAAACCTTAAAAAAACTGGTCCAAGCTTGTCATCGCAATAAGGTGTTACTTAAGCTTTTCGTAGAAATACAAATGCAAACCGCCTTGGCTGAAGGTCATCTCACAACGGATAAACAAAGAGTATTGCAGAAAATCTGCCAATATTTAGGTTTTGCACCACTCAATTTCAGCTTTTTTGAACATCTATTCAATTTTGAGCAAGCTTTCCGGCAGCAGTCTTCTGGTCAGAGGCAACAAGGCTATTACCAATCCTCGCATTCTTCTCATCAGCTGAATCTAAGAGACGCCTATGCTATCTTAGGCATCTCTGAACAAGCATCGCCGGCCGAAATTAAAAAAGCCTATCGAAAACAAATGAGTCAACATCATCCTGATAAATTATTAGCTAAGGGTTTACCTGAAGAAATGATAAAAATAGCGACTGAGAAAACTCAAAATATCAAGGCTGCTTACGATCGTATTTGTGCTGCTAAGGGGATATAA
- the waaA gene encoding lipid IV(A) 3-deoxy-D-manno-octulosonic acid transferase, whose translation MRFLYTIIFYLLLPFILLRLWIKNRQIPNGLQFWHERLGFGLRPFLPGGIWVHAVSVGESLAAIPLIKLLQQRYPVTPIIVTNETKTGAERIRVELGDSVTQLYFPYDLPLVLRRFFKALQPKLLILIETELWPNLLVSCQLYQVPVVLVNARLSERSAKSYRRILPLMHKMLNSINIIAAQFQADADRFIALGFPAEKMRVTGSLKFDLTLPLNLTEQAQHWRKIWGENRPVWIAASTHPGEEELILQAFTEARRFFPDLLLVSIPRHVDRVPQLEQLYNSQTYKIIKRSDHNQSKMSDVDIFIGDTMGELLIFYAAADLAFVGGSLVEKGGQNPLEPAAIGLPILTGPYTFNFATITEQLKLRHVEIQVTNAKELAEQVIALLSDPERRQQMSHEAKKFVAENKGSVLKQMQLIENLLI comes from the coding sequence ATGCGATTCTTATATACAATAATTTTTTATTTATTGTTGCCATTTATTTTATTGCGTTTATGGATAAAAAATCGTCAAATTCCCAATGGTTTACAATTTTGGCATGAACGTTTAGGGTTCGGTTTACGTCCTTTCTTACCAGGTGGGATTTGGGTACATGCCGTTTCAGTAGGTGAATCCTTGGCTGCGATACCACTAATCAAGCTTTTACAGCAACGTTATCCAGTTACTCCCATTATTGTGACTAATGAAACTAAAACTGGGGCTGAACGTATTCGCGTTGAATTAGGCGATAGCGTCACGCAGCTTTATTTTCCTTATGATTTACCCCTGGTCTTAAGGAGGTTCTTTAAGGCCCTGCAACCAAAATTGCTGATTCTAATAGAAACAGAACTTTGGCCTAACCTTCTAGTAAGCTGCCAGTTGTACCAAGTGCCAGTAGTCCTTGTCAATGCTCGATTATCTGAGCGTTCCGCTAAATCCTATCGACGTATTTTACCGCTCATGCATAAGATGTTAAACAGCATTAATATCATTGCTGCACAGTTTCAAGCGGATGCCGATCGCTTTATCGCTTTAGGTTTTCCAGCTGAAAAGATGCGGGTTACGGGAAGTCTTAAATTTGATTTGACACTTCCCCTAAATCTGACTGAACAGGCACAGCACTGGCGGAAAATCTGGGGAGAAAACCGGCCAGTTTGGATTGCTGCAAGCACTCATCCTGGTGAGGAAGAGCTTATTCTTCAAGCTTTTACCGAAGCGCGTCGTTTTTTTCCTGACTTACTATTAGTTTCTATACCACGACATGTGGATCGTGTTCCTCAATTGGAACAGCTATATAATAGCCAAACTTATAAGATTATCAAACGCAGCGATCATAATCAGTCTAAGATGAGTGATGTTGATATTTTTATCGGCGATACCATGGGAGAATTACTTATTTTTTATGCAGCAGCCGATCTTGCTTTTGTAGGTGGAAGTTTAGTGGAAAAAGGCGGGCAAAACCCTCTTGAGCCCGCTGCCATTGGCTTACCTATATTAACCGGTCCTTATACTTTTAATTTTGCAACGATTACTGAACAGCTGAAACTGCGACATGTGGAAATTCAGGTGACTAATGCTAAAGAGTTGGCAGAGCAAGTTATTGCTTTATTATCTGATCCAGAGCGACGCCAGCAAATGTCTCATGAAGCTAAAAAGTTTGTGGCAGAGAATAAAGGTTCTGTGTTAAAGCAAATGCAATTAATTGAAAATTTATTGATTTAA
- a CDS encoding riboflavin synthase subunit alpha, which translates to MYSGITQGLFVVKSLIKRPGLFHYSVALNEELAKDLKIGSSVSIDGVCQTVVAIRGYEVSFDAMQETLAKTTLNELFIGRKVSVERSIGFGDEIGGHELSGHIFETGTIIDKKINGESVCLSIQTSETCFAFIKPKVYIAVDGSSLTVGLTDKKQHSFEVHLIPETLRKTNFGNKNIGDKVNIEPDMKTMLLVETVQHYFSNIDDRLTAIEKKLEHFLTSRH; encoded by the coding sequence ATGTACTCTGGAATTACACAAGGTTTATTTGTTGTCAAGTCACTTATCAAGCGACCTGGATTATTCCATTATAGTGTCGCTTTAAATGAAGAGTTGGCAAAAGATTTAAAAATAGGTTCTAGTGTTTCTATTGATGGTGTTTGTCAAACCGTAGTTGCGATACGTGGATATGAAGTCAGCTTTGATGCGATGCAAGAAACTTTAGCCAAAACCACGTTGAATGAACTTTTTATTGGGAGAAAAGTCAGTGTGGAAAGAAGCATAGGTTTTGGTGATGAAATTGGAGGACATGAACTGAGCGGTCATATTTTTGAGACAGGGACGATAATCGATAAAAAAATCAATGGTGAGAGCGTATGTTTATCTATTCAAACTTCTGAAACGTGTTTTGCCTTTATCAAGCCGAAAGTTTATATAGCAGTGGATGGTTCCAGTTTAACTGTAGGTTTGACGGATAAAAAACAACATAGTTTTGAAGTGCATTTGATTCCCGAAACCTTACGTAAGACCAATTTTGGCAATAAAAATATTGGGGATAAGGTTAATATCGAACCTGATATGAAAACTATGTTGCTGGTTGAAACCGTGCAACATTATTTTTCCAATATTGATGACCGATTAACAGCGATAGAAAAAAAGTTAGAGCATTTCTTAACAAGCAGGCATTAA
- a CDS encoding HAD family hydrolase, whose amino-acid sequence MNNYKLLILDFDGTLCATHNAILFCIKRTYETLHMTIPNHDFIDETIRAGLGMEKSLETLSPDLTQQQIHHLLSTYETIYLAEGEEKSAPFPKTAEVLAKLFAAGYILIVVSNKAVAAVNTALERFQLKQYIVMVIGDTKTLRKKPDPMAYIDFIKPKYANISPRQILMIGDTPADLLFAQNIGADSCWAEYGYGDKKSCLAIHPTYTIKQLTDILAILF is encoded by the coding sequence ATGAATAACTATAAATTACTTATTCTCGATTTTGATGGCACACTTTGCGCTACACACAATGCCATACTTTTCTGCATTAAGCGTACCTATGAAACATTACATATGACGATACCAAATCATGATTTCATCGATGAAACCATCCGTGCAGGTTTAGGTATGGAAAAAAGCTTAGAGACTCTTAGCCCCGATCTTACCCAGCAACAAATCCATCACTTATTAAGTACCTACGAAACCATTTATTTAGCTGAAGGTGAAGAAAAAAGTGCGCCATTTCCTAAAACCGCCGAAGTATTAGCCAAACTTTTTGCAGCGGGTTACATTCTAATTGTGGTCAGCAACAAAGCAGTTGCCGCAGTGAACACGGCACTCGAACGTTTTCAATTAAAGCAATATATTGTCATGGTCATTGGCGACACTAAAACACTGAGAAAAAAACCCGATCCTATGGCATATATCGATTTTATTAAACCCAAATATGCAAATATAAGCCCGAGACAGATCTTAATGATAGGCGATACACCAGCCGATTTACTATTTGCGCAAAATATTGGCGCTGACTCTTGTTGGGCTGAATATGGATATGGTGATAAAAAATCCTGCTTAGCCATTCATCCAACTTATACAATTAAACAATTAACTGATATTTTGGCTATTTTATTTTAA